The window CTCCAGCACCGCGGAGAACTGCGGGCGGCCCACGCCGGTCATCATGCGGGTGGTGCACATGGCGCCGGGGCCCACGCCGACCTTGATGATGTCGGCGCCGGCGTCGATGAGGTCCTTGACGCCCTCGGCGGCGACGATGTTGCCTGCCACGATCGGGACCTGCGGGTCCAGGGCCCGGATGGCCTTGATCGCGTTGATCATCGACTCCTGGTGGCCGTGCGCCGTGTCGATGACGAGCGTGTCCACGCCCGCGTCGAGCAGCTGCTTGGCCTTGGCCACGAAGTCGCCGTTGATGCCGACGGCGGCCGCGATGCGCAGCTTGCCGCCGGCGTCGGTGGCCGGGGTGTAGAGCGTCGCGCGCAGTGCGCCCTTACGGGTGAGGAGGCCGACGAGCCGGCCGTCCTTGTCGACGGCCGGGGCCAGCTTGCGGTGGCCGGCGTCGAGCTGGTTGAAGGCCTCGCGGGGGTCGATGTCGGCGTCGATGAGCAGCAGCTCCTTCGACATGACCTCGGAGAGCTGGGTGAAGCGGTCGACACCGGTCAGGTCGTGGTCCGTGACGACGCCGACGGGCCGGCCCTCGCCGTCGACGACGACACCGGCGCCGTGGGCGCGCTTGGGGAGCAGGGACAGCGCGTCCGCGACCGTCTGGGTGGGCGCCAGCGTGATCGGGGTGTCGAGCACGAGGTGGCGGGTCTTCACCCAGGAGATGACGTCGGTGACGATCTCGATCGGGATGTCCTGCGGGATGACGACGATGCCGCCGCGGCGGGCGACCGTCTCGGCCATCCGGCGGCCCGCGATGGCCGTCATGTTGGCCACGACGAGAGGAATGGTGGTGCCGGTGCCGTCGGGCGAGGACAGGTCGACACCCTGACGGGAACCGACCGCGGAGCGGCTCGGCACCATGAACACATCGTCGTACGTCAGGTCGTACGGCGGCTTCAGGTCATTGAGGAAACGCACGTGCTGAACATCCCAGTCGATCGAAGGATCCGTCTACGCCCCGGCAGGACAGCCGAGGAAACGCACGTACTTCATTCTCCCACGACCTGGCGTTCACGCCGCCCGGGCCGATCGTCCAGGACGGACCGGGCCGGATGGTCGTTTCCTACGGGACCTTGGTCCCGGCGGGCCCTCCCGGGCGGCGGACAGGTCGGCGGACAGGGCGGTGGACCAGGAGGTGCCGCCCTGCACGCGGGGGCACCGGGCGTCGCACACGGTGACGCTACGGGCGCCGGGCATCACCGCATGTACGCGGGGGGCCGGGCCGCCGCGGCGGCCGACCGGACGGGGCCGGCGTACCCGTCGGGGGACCGCGGACGCGCGCCGAGCAGCTTCGCGGCGTGGGCCACGCTGGCGAGGGTGGCGTGGTGGTGCCAGCCGCGGAAGGAGCGGCCCTCGAAGTCCCGGATGCCGACGGGTTCGCAGGTCTCGGTGAAGTCGAGGGAGACGCGGTCGGCGAGTTTGGCGAGCAGGAAGAGCTGGGCGAGGGGCCGGTCGCCGATGTTGGTGATCCAGAACTCGGAGGGGAGCAGGGCGGCTTCGCTCCAGGCTCCGACGAGCAGCAGCGGGGTGGACGGCACGGGCACGGGGCGGTCCTCGCAGGGGGTGGCGAGGACCGGGGCCGAGGCCAGCTGGGTGACGGCGCCCCCGGCGCGGCCGTGCCGGGTCCATTCGACGACGCGGCGCCGGGAGCGCCGGGAGTCGATGAGCTCGCGGGCGGGGGCGGTGTGCGGTCCCGGTGCGCAGCGGCCCGCGCCGCTGAAGGAGACGGGCAGCGACCCGTCGACCTTGAGGACGAAGGGGATGTCCTGGCGGGTGAAGGACTCGATGCTCTGCGGGAGATCGCCGTGGGCGACCTCCATCACCACGGGCCGGCGCTGGAGTTGCCAGGTGGCGGCCATCCGCCGGACGGCGTGTACGGCGTCCTGGGCGGGGGTGAGGGAGCGGGCGGTGTCGGGGATCCCGGCGCGGCGGCGGAGGAGTTCGCCGGTCCAGGGCCCGGGGAGGGTGAGGGTCCATTCGACCGGGAAGCTGGCTTCGCTGGAGGCGAGCCAGATGCCGCTCGCCTGCTGGCAGTTGGCGGTGCGGCCGAGCTGGGGGACGAACTGCCGGCCGACGCCGACGGATCGGTCCCCGGCCTTCTCTATGACCATGGGCCGGAGCACCCAGGCAAGGGGGCGATGTGCGGTGCGTTCGAGGTGCTGGGCCAGGGAGCGGCGGACCGGGATCCAGTCCCAGGGGGACTTGCTGATGAACTGCTGGAGGCTCTGCTCGACGGAGCTGGCCCCACTTCCGGCGATGTTACGGATCGTCCGCTTCCCGGTGGTCCGCACCAGGCCGTTCAGATAGACGCGGGCCCAGTTTCGCTGGTCCCGCCGGGGTAAGGATTCGAAGAGAAGATCGATCAGGACATTGATCATTTCGGAGATCTCCGGCGTGGAATCCTCCGCCAGGACTGCGCGAGCCATCTGGGCCTCCCCCGCGACCAGCTAGATCCAATACCTACTCGGCCACGGCGAAAGGCCGCAGGCCACGGCGGCAACTTCCCGAGGTCGCCGACGGCACAGTAGATCGCGGAAATGAGGTGCGCGACAAGTACGAGTGGCGGGGAGGGCCGCGGCCGCTCGCCGGCGGAGCCCCGCCTTCCGGCACCGGATGGGATGCCGACGACGGCTGGACGGGCTCTGCCGCACTTCCCGTCTCACGCGCCACGCGCACCCGTGGCGCGAACCCGTCGCGCAGCTCGGGAACCACTCCGGCGGATACGGCGGCGGCTTTCGATGGGCCGAGAGCGAACGCCGCGACCCTTGCGATCAAGACGGCAACGGATGCAACGTTGATTACATGATTACAGCCGAGCAGTTGCAACAGCTCCGCGCGTGGTTCGCCGAGCGCCTGCCGGTCGACGTCTACGAGTCCCTCGACTCGGTCACCGCCGACCGCGAGGAGATCACGGTCGTCGGTGTCATACCGGCGGACGAATCGGTCAAGGAGTTCCGCGAACGCACCCGCGAACAGCGCATCGAAGTGGCCCGCGAGGCCGAGGAGCTCTACCGCCGCAAGGTCGCCTGGGGCGTACGGGCGGGCGAGGAGACGACCCTCTTCACCCATCTCGCCGTCCCGGCGATGACCCGCCTGCGCCAGTCCGAACGCCAGGTCCTCGACACCCTGGTCGCCGGCGGCGTGGCCCGCAGCCGGGCCGACGCCCTCGCCTGGTGCGTCCGGCTCGTCGGGCGCAACACAGACGAGTGGCTGACGGAGCTGCGCGACTCCCTGGACCAGGTCCAGCGGGTCCGCGCCCAGGGCCCCGACGTCTCCGAAGGCACGGACTCCAGGAAGTCCGGATCCGAATGAGGCATCCGCCCCACGGCGGCGTGTGATCGCGCAAGGCTGGCGACGACCTACACCCGGGGAGAGGCACGCACCCATATGACCACCACCGTCGAATACATCCGCTACCGGATCGCATGGGACGACCAGTCGGCCTTCGAGGACGCGTACGCCCGGGCGGCCGAGTCGCTGGCCGCTTCGCCCGAGTGCATCGACTACGAACTGGCCCGCTGCGAGGAGGAGAAGGAGCTCTACATCCTCCGGATCCGCTGGACCTCGATCGAGGACCACCTGGGCGGGTTCCGCAAAGGCGCGCAGTTCCCGGCCTTCTTCCACGCGATCCGTCCGTACGTGACGGCCATCGAGGAGATGCAGCACTACCTCGTGACGGGCGTCGCCGGCACGGGAAAGGCTTCCGGAGACAGATGAGCAGCACACCCACCATCTACGAGTGGATGGGCGGGGCGGAGGCGATGAACCGCCTCACGGACGCCTTCTACGCCCACGCCATGCAGGACGAGATCCTGGCCCCTGTCTTCGCCGGCATGGACGCGGGCCACCCGCGGCACGTCGCGGTCTGGCTGTCGGAGGTCTTCGGCGGCCCTGCGGAATACACGGCCCACCACGGCGGCCACCGGCACATGGCCACCAAGCACCTGGGCCGGGCGATCACCGAGAAGCAGCGCCGCCGCTGGGTGGACCTGCTGATGGACACGGCCGACGAGGTCGGCCTCCCGACGGACCCGGAGTTCCGCGGAGTGTTCGCCTACTACATCGAGTGGGGCACCCGCATGGCCCTGATCTACTCGGGCCCCAACCCGCCCCCGGTCGACGCGGCCGACATCCCGGTCTGGTCCTGGGGCCAGACCCCACCCTGGATCCCGAAGGACTGACGGCCTCAGCCCCGCCGGCGTTTGAGGCGCTCCCTCAGCCCCGCCGGCGTTTGAGGCGCGGGGCCTGGGGCGGAGCACCGGATCATTCAGCCCCGCCGGTGCTTGAGGCGGGGGGCCGGGGGCGGAGCACCCGCAGCAGACCCGGCCCCGGGCCCGGCCCCACCCTCGGCCAGCACCACCGCCAGCTCCGGCCCGCCGCCGCCCACCTCGGCCCGCCAGAAGTCCACGGCCTCCTCCAGCACCTCCACGAACGTCTCCCACTCGCCCGGCCGCGCAGCGGCATACTCACGCCACGACGTCACCGCCACCAGCCGCCCCCCACCGGTCGACGGCAGCCACGACAGGTCCCGCAGCGCATCGGCCAGCGCGTCCCAGTTCCCGCCGACCCACTCCGGCAGCCGCAAGGCACCCCCGCACCGCCGCATCAGCTCGGCCTTGCCGCGTACCCCGTCCAGGTCCAGCCGTACGGTCGTCGTCCAGCCCGCGGCCTCGGCCGCTTCGAGCGCAGGGGCGAGCGGCTGCGGGTCCAGACTCATCGGAGAACCGCCTTGAAGGTGTCGTAGTGGTCGTCCGTGTAGAAGAACTCCCCACCCGCGCCCGTCACGATCCGCCGGGCCCCGCGGTCCCGCTCACCGGGCGTCCGCACGGTGTACTCGTGGTAGTAACCACGTTTCTGCCTGGGCAGGGCCTTCTCGAAGTTCCCGAAGACCGTGCCGTCCTGCCGGTACGGATACGGCCCGCCCTTGTCGATGAGTGCGAGCACGTCACGGGCCTGCTGCGGCAGCCCGTCGGGCCGTACGGTGGCCATCCCCTTCGCCCAGCCGGGCACGGCACCGGCGCTGGCGCCGGCACCCTCACTGGTGGCGGCGGCAGGCGCGGGTTTCTCCCCGCCACAGCCCGCCGCACCGACCAGCGCGACACAGAGGAACAGGGCCCCCAGCAAACGCAGCAACGATCGGGGCACGTTCCGAAAGATCATGCACCGATCGTGCCAAATATCCGATTCGCTCGCGAATCGCCCGGTGGCCTCAGAGAGCGGCCATCTTGGTGTAGGGACTCAGGATTCGCTTCTGGACCGAACCGAAGTCGACGAGAACAGCGATCCCCTCCTCGATTCCGACGACACGGCCGAGGCCGTGCTCATCGTGAGTAACCCGGTCGCCGACGTTGAACTGCCGGATGGGCTGTTCCACGGGGG is drawn from Streptomyces sp. NBC_01232 and contains these coding sequences:
- a CDS encoding CarD family transcriptional regulator → MTKSAVPRRHLPSSPFKAPVEQPIRQFNVGDRVTHDEHGLGRVVGIEEGIAVLVDFGSVQKRILSPYTKMAAL
- a CDS encoding GuaB1 family IMP dehydrogenase-related protein, whose amino-acid sequence is MRFLNDLKPPYDLTYDDVFMVPSRSAVGSRQGVDLSSPDGTGTTIPLVVANMTAIAGRRMAETVARRGGIVVIPQDIPIEIVTDVISWVKTRHLVLDTPITLAPTQTVADALSLLPKRAHGAGVVVDGEGRPVGVVTDHDLTGVDRFTQLSEVMSKELLLIDADIDPREAFNQLDAGHRKLAPAVDKDGRLVGLLTRKGALRATLYTPATDAGGKLRIAAAVGINGDFVAKAKQLLDAGVDTLVIDTAHGHQESMINAIKAIRALDPQVPIVAGNIVAAEGVKDLIDAGADIIKVGVGPGAMCTTRMMTGVGRPQFSAVLECAAEAKKYGKHVWADGGVRHPRDVAMALAAGASNVMIGSWFAGTYESPGDLQQSADGRLYKESFGMASARAVQNRTSEESAYDRARKGLFEEGISTSRMFLDPARPGVEDLIDSIIAGVRSSCTYAGAGSLAEFEEKAVVGIQSAAGYAEGKPLHASWS
- a CDS encoding group II truncated hemoglobin, which gives rise to MSSTPTIYEWMGGAEAMNRLTDAFYAHAMQDEILAPVFAGMDAGHPRHVAVWLSEVFGGPAEYTAHHGGHRHMATKHLGRAITEKQRRRWVDLLMDTADEVGLPTDPEFRGVFAYYIEWGTRMALIYSGPNPPPVDAADIPVWSWGQTPPWIPKD
- a CDS encoding antibiotic biosynthesis monooxygenase family protein, giving the protein MTTTVEYIRYRIAWDDQSAFEDAYARAAESLAASPECIDYELARCEEEKELYILRIRWTSIEDHLGGFRKGAQFPAFFHAIRPYVTAIEEMQHYLVTGVAGTGKASGDR
- a CDS encoding barstar family protein, which codes for MSLDPQPLAPALEAAEAAGWTTTVRLDLDGVRGKAELMRRCGGALRLPEWVGGNWDALADALRDLSWLPSTGGGRLVAVTSWREYAAARPGEWETFVEVLEEAVDFWRAEVGGGGPELAVVLAEGGAGPGAGSAAGAPPPAPRLKHRRG
- a CDS encoding ribonuclease domain-containing protein, which encodes MIFRNVPRSLLRLLGALFLCVALVGAAGCGGEKPAPAAATSEGAGASAGAVPGWAKGMATVRPDGLPQQARDVLALIDKGGPYPYRQDGTVFGNFEKALPRQKRGYYHEYTVRTPGERDRGARRIVTGAGGEFFYTDDHYDTFKAVLR